A window of Bufo gargarizans isolate SCDJY-AF-19 chromosome 9, ASM1485885v1, whole genome shotgun sequence contains these coding sequences:
- the ITGAV gene encoding integrin alpha-V: protein MGRESPPARAMGAACLLLWALLLPPSSCFNLDAEHPRVHSGPEGSYFGFAVDFFLPDPGSSFLLIGAPKANTSQPDISQGGDVQKCDWRNAKCQSIVFDSTGNRLYSADDPIEFKSNQWFGASLRAKDDKILACAPLYHWRTQQRKQEREPVGTCYLKSGEKIVEYAPCRSNARHDAQEQGFCQGGFSVDFTNANRVLLGGPGSFYWQGQIISDTVDDIVSSYNPNSYSINYAKQLATRAASPQYDDSYLGYSVAVGDFNGDAIEDFVSGVPRAAQTLGMVSIYDGQNMASLYNFSGEQMAAYFGYCVAATDVNGDGLMDLFVGAPLFMDRGSDGKLQEVGQVTVFAQQSKSGLQVLTKLNGFDLFSRFGSSIAPLGDLDQDGFNDIAIGAPYAGENKRGLVYIYNGRSSGISTTPSQVLEGQWASKTMPASFGYSLKGATDVDENGYPDLVVGAFGADKAILYRSRPVITVSAVLEVNPSLLNPDNKTCNLTDTVKVSCFDVKFCLKASSKGKVPENLSFKVELVLDKLKQKGAVRRALFLHNKQPTYSKDMTVRNGGTLRCEELQAYLRDESEFRDKLTPITVFMDYQMDYKAATDSSGLMPILNQFTPANLTKQAHILLDCGEDNICKPNLILSVESEPKQLYIGDDSPLTLLVDAQNQGEGAYEAELIVHIPPQADFIGVVRKNETLSRLSCALKTENQTRLVVCDLGNPMKARTRLLAALLFSVHQLNEMDDTVNFDLQIQSSNQYDNTSPKRSLQIALAVMAAVEIRGVSTPTEVFLPIANWEPKEHPTTEDEVGPLIQHIFELRNNGPSTFSKAILNVQWPYKYQSKTLLYIMKYEIDGPMNCTSDVVINNLNLTPSSSQGDDIKNVTRNERNRRDLSEVEGDVQTLRCGTAQCLKIECHVERVEKGKSAILYIRSRLWTPTFMNSENQNHSYSLKSSATFHVLEFPYKTMKLPDINNSTEVTTNILWVNQSSGAPVPVWVIVLAVLSGLLLLALMVFIMYKLGFFKRVRPPQEEAEREQLQPQENGEVATDA, encoded by the coding sequence ATGGGAAGAGAGTCTCCCCCTGCACGCGCCATGGGCGCCGCCTGCCTCCTGCTGTGGGCGCTACTGCTGCCCCCGTCCTCCTGCTTTAACCTGGACGCCGAGCACCCCCGGGTGCACTCCGGCCCGGAGGGCAGCTACTTCGGCTTTGCTGTGGACTTCTTCCTGCCAGACCCCGGCTCTTCGTTCCTGCTCATTGGCGCCCCCAAAGCCAACACCTCCCAGCCAGACATCAGCCAGGGGGGCGACGTGCAGAAGTGCGACTGGAGGAATGCCAAGTGCCAGTCCATTGTCTTCGACTCCACCGGTAACCGCCTGTACAGTGCTGATGACCCCATTGAATTCAAGTCCAACCAGTGGTTCGGGGCTTCCCTGAGGGCCAAAGATGACAAAATCCTGGCCTGTGCCCCCCTGTACCACTGGCGGAcccagcagaggaagcaggagagggAACCGGTTGGGACTTGTTATTTAAAATCCGGAGAAAAGATCGTAGAGTATGCGCCCTGCAGGTCCAACGCCAGACACGATGCCCAGGAGCAAGGCTTCTGCCAGGGCGGATTCAGTGTGGACTTCACCAATGCCAACCGGGTACTGCTAGGAGGTCCTGGAAGCTTCTACTGGCAAGGGCAAATTATTTCCGACACTGTGGACGATATCGTGAGCAGCTACAACCCCAACAGCTACAGCATTAACTACGCCAAACAGTTGGCAACACGTGCCGCCAGCCCCCAGTATGACGATAGCTATTTGGGTTACTCTGTGGCGGTCGGGGACTTTAACGGAGATGCCATTGAGGACTTTGTTTCCGGCGTGCCCAGAGCTGCCCAGACACTAGGCATGGTGTCCATTTACGATGGCCAGAACATGGCGTCGCTCTACAATTTCTCCGGCGAGCAGATGGCGGCCTACTTTGGCTATTGCGTGGCCGCCACGGATGTCAATGGAGATGGCCTGATGGACTTGTTTGTTGGCgccccactttttatggaccgtGGTTCGGATGGGAAGCTTCAAGAAGTCGGCCAGGTGACTGTTTTCGCTCAGCAGAGCAAATCGGGCCTACAGGTGTTGACCAAATTGAACGGGTTTGATCTGTTTTCGAGATTCGGCAGCTCTATTGCCCCCCTGGGTGACTTGGATCAAGATGGCTTCAATGACATCGCCATTGGGGCGCCTTACGCAGGAGAAAACAAAAGGGGCCTGGTCTATATTTACAATGGCAGGAGCTCTGGAATCAGCACCACACCATCTCAGGTTCTTGAAGGTCAGTGGGCATCTAAAACCATGCCGGCAAGCTTTGGCTACTCGCTGAAAGGAGCCACCGATGTGGATGAGAACGGTTACCCAGACCTTGTGGTTGGAGCCTTTGGGGCTGATAAGGCCATATTGTACCGTTCTAGACCCGTTATAACTGTCAGTGCGGTACTGGAAGTCAACCCGTCGCTCCTAAATCCCGATAATAAGACTTGTAACCTTACCGATACAGTGAAAGTCTCCTGCTTTGATGTAAAATTCTGCCTGAAAGCCAGTAGCAAAGGCAAAGTACCCGAAAACCTATCATTTAAGGTAGAACTCGTACTTGATAAGCTGAAGCAGAAGGGCGCAGTGAGGCGGGCGCTGTTTCTCCACAACAAGCAGCCCACCTATTCCAAGGACATGACAGTGAGAAATGGTGGCACCTTACGTTGCGAAGAATTACAGGCGTATTTGCGGGATGAGAGTGAGTTTCGAGACAAACTTACACCTATCACCGTCTTCATGGATTACCAAATGGACTACAAGGCGGCCACTGACTCATCCGGACTAATGCCCATTTTAAATCAGTTCACCCCCGCCAACCTAACCAAACAGGCCCACATATTGCTGGACTGCGGTGAAGACAATATCTGCAAGCCAAACTTGATTCTGTCAGTAGAAAGTGAGCCGAAACAGCTGTATATCGGAGATGACAGCCCTCTGACGCTGCTGGTGGATGCCCAGAACCAAGGCGAAGGGGCCTATGAGGCTGAACTCATTGTCCACATCCCACCCCAAGCTGACTTCATCGGGGTGGTCCGAAAAAATGAAACTCTGTCGAGGTTATCCTGTGCGTTAAAGACGGAGAATCAGACAAGACTCGTCGTCTGTGATCTCGGAAACCCCATGAAGGCCAGAACAAGGTTGTTGGCAGCCCTGCTCTTTAGTGTCCATCAGCTCAACGAGATGGATGACACAGTCAACTTTGACCTGCAGATACAAAGCTCGAACCAATATGACAATACCAGCCCCAAAAGATCGCTGCAGATAGCACTGGCCGTGATGGCAGCAGTTGAAATTAGAGGAGTTTCTACTCCAACCGAGGTTTTCCTGCCAATTGCCAACTGGGAACCCAAAGAACATCCAACCACAGAAGATGAAGTTGGCCCACTTATCCAACATATCTTTGAGCTTCGAAACAACGGACCCAGCACGTTCAGCAAAGCAATCCTCAATGTCCAGTGGCCTTACAAGTACCAAAGCAAAACCTTATTGTACATTATGAAATATGAAATTGATGGCCCCATGAACTGTACTTCCGATGTTGTAATCAACAACCTCAACCTTACGCCCTCCAGTTCCCAGGGAGATGATATAAAGAATGTCACTCGTAATGAACGCAATCGTCGTGATCTTTCGGAGGTGGAAGGAGACGTGCAGACCCTTAGATGTGGAACTGCGCAATGTCTCAAGATTGAGTGTCACGTGGAAcgtgtggaaaaaggaaaaagtgcaattTTATATATTCGATCAAGACTGTGGACACCAACCTTCATGAATAGCGAGAACCAGAATCATTCCTACTCTCTGAAGTCCTCTGCCACATTCCATGTCTTGGAATTCCCGTATAAAACCATGAAACTTCCTGATATAAACAATTCTACAGAGGTTACCACTAATATTCTATGGGTTAACCAGTCATCCGGGGCCCCGGTGCCCGTCTGGGTCATAGTACTTGCAGTATTATCAGGTTTGCTTCTTTTGGCTCTGATGGTCTTCATAATGTATAAGCTTGGGTTCTTCAAACGTGTACGTCCTCCCCAGGAGGAAGCCGAGAGGGAGCAGCTTCAGCCTCAAGAAAATGGTGAGGTAGCCACTGATGCTTGA